A stretch of DNA from Bremerella alba:
GGCAATCGGCGAAGCGAGGAAAGACATCCGCGAAGGACGCGTCGAGCCGGTTCCAGTTCACCTTCGCGATTCGCACTATGGCGGAGCCAAAGATCTTGGCCACGGCGAAGGGTACCAGTATGCCCACAACGAGCCAGACGGCATCGCCTCGCAAAGCTATCTGGGCATCGACCGCGAGTACTACCGCCCGGTGCCGCGAGGCTTCGAGGCGACGCTACAAAAACGGGTAGAAGTCTACCGAAAGCGGCTGCGCGGTGAAGATGTTTAGGCTCTGATTCGGAGGGTGTGAGAAGCGAAACGCACCGCGGAAGCGGACAGGCGCGACGCTAGTTCGACAGTTGATCTCGGTTGTATCGGTGAGAATCAGACGGATCGAACCGACGTCGCCGCTCTGCTTAGATCGTCGGCAGAGCGGCAAAGTGTTCGATCGCTTGAAAGCTAACTCATCGCAGTCCATCAAGCGATAGAGGACACTGCGAACTATTCCCGCGCTTGTTTCAGCGGCGGCTCGTAGATGTCGAAGCTTTCGATGGTTATCGGGCCATCGCCGTTGGCGACCAACTTGAGCTTGTGCGAACCGTTTGTCAGGTTCGTAACCAAGCGGAAGCGGTGGGAGCCGGTGTTGTTTTGGGCAAAGCTTACTTCGCCCAGCGTGGCACGCTTCACCTCGAAGACAAACCGGTGTCCGGCGACCGTCTTTTGGGGATCACGCCAGTCCAGCGGGTCGAGACGAATCTGGCCTGAGTCGCTAGTAAAGGCTTGCTGAGCGTTCCCGTGACCGTCCGGACCGGTCTTACTGCCAACCAACTTGAAACCGCCGGAACCATCTTCCCCCACCATGGTAATGGTCCAAGTCTGAGGTTCGATATTCTTTTCCAAAAAGATCCCATGCGGAGCCATGTCGCCAGTCAGACGAGGCGTCCCCTTGTCTGACTCAGGACGGATGAATGTGGCATAGTAAGCATCTATTTCATCCGCCGGTTGGCCGTCCAGAAATAACTGAGCCGTACCTGCATCTTGGCCGCTGCGGGCATTCATATCAATGCGATTGCCTTTAAAGGCAACCTCGAGTGTGGCTCCTTGGTTCGACGCGGTGACCGCTTGCCCATTGTTGGTTTTCAGAAACCCTTGGCCAAGTTGAATGTCTTTGCCGTCGATGACGGAAAGATTGCGTTCACGTTCGCTTGGGTCGTAGGCGAACTGATTAGGCACGTGGAAGTGCCGGGCAATATTTTGATTGATGATGTTCCGGGTTCGCTTGTTTTGGTGAACCGAGTCGAAGGTCATGTCTTTGGGGCTGAGATTGTTGTCACTCATCCACGCGGCCATTTCACCACGATTCTCGACATACTCAATTCCGTAAGGTTCAACGAGCTTTTTGATTCCCTCGACATTCTGATCGACCGGTTCATCCCGCTTTCCCCACAAGTAGTCGCGTTGTTTGCGGTAGTGAATCGAGGGCACAAGAATGTCGGCGGTGGAACAAGCGCGAATCTCCCGAATGACTTCCTCCGGCGTACCCTTTCCTTTTTCGACGGCATACAGCAACACCACGTCCGGCGGATCGGCGATAAGAAGATGCCGCACCCAACCATCCAAAAAGCGGTACTCGGTAGCGCTGCCCACATGCTTGTGATAGACG
This window harbors:
- a CDS encoding SGNH/GDSL hydrolase family protein codes for the protein MHLGVLTPGFGALAILFGSLLCLPLSVSAQDIWGGKAPYIAKPRPDDGKHMALTMKKIQQGDQLGRPLVIWALGSSYTNFLGDGSELIDMIRQRFPNAPDIVYHKHVGSATEYRFLDGWVRHLLIADPPDVVLLYAVEKGKGTPEEVIREIRACSTADILVPSIHYRKQRDYLWGKRDEPVDQNVEGIKKLVEPYGIEYVENRGEMAAWMSDNNLSPKDMTFDSVHQNKRTRNIINQNIARHFHVPNQFAYDPSERERNLSVIDGKDIQLGQGFLKTNNGQAVTASNQGATLEVAFKGNRIDMNARSGQDAGTAQLFLDGQPADEIDAYYATFIRPESDKGTPRLTGDMAPHGIFLEKNIEPQTWTITMVGEDGSGGFKLVGSKTGPDGHGNAQQAFTSDSGQIRLDPLDWRDPQKTVAGHRFVFEVKRATLGEVSFAQNNTGSHRFRLVTNLTNGSHKLKLVANGDGPITIESFDIYEPPLKQARE